One stretch of Aeromicrobium fastidiosum DNA includes these proteins:
- a CDS encoding GntR family transcriptional regulator, protein MSQSPTRPTRVTAQQLALRHLRQLISDGVLKPDDRIRQEQLATELGCSVIPVREALKTLEAEGQIRYIPHRGYHVTRLSLAELKETYLIRRLLEDEIVRIAAPRLAEDDFEHLDRLMDAMESASSTGDVATMIESNRDLHFHIFEVAGQPRMVDFIRMLWQATDSYRALYYGDEVARDRVDHEHRSIVEALRTGDVDRAVAELERHRSHAVAALEERLAE, encoded by the coding sequence ATGAGTCAATCTCCCACACGGCCGACGCGGGTCACTGCCCAACAGCTCGCCCTGCGCCACCTCCGCCAGCTGATCTCGGACGGCGTCCTCAAGCCCGACGACCGCATCCGGCAGGAACAGCTGGCCACGGAGCTGGGGTGCAGCGTCATCCCCGTGCGCGAGGCACTCAAGACCCTCGAGGCCGAGGGGCAGATCCGCTACATCCCGCACCGCGGCTATCACGTCACCCGGCTGAGCCTCGCCGAGCTCAAGGAGACGTACCTCATCCGCCGGCTGCTCGAGGACGAGATCGTCCGGATCGCGGCACCCCGCCTCGCCGAGGACGACTTCGAGCACCTCGACCGGTTGATGGACGCGATGGAGTCGGCGAGCTCGACGGGCGACGTCGCCACGATGATCGAGTCCAACCGCGATCTGCACTTCCACATCTTCGAGGTCGCCGGCCAGCCCCGGATGGTCGACTTCATCCGCATGCTCTGGCAGGCCACCGACTCCTACCGGGCGCTCTACTACGGCGACGAGGTCGCCCGCGACCGCGTGGACCACGAGCACCGCAGCATCGTCGAGGCGCTGCGCACCGGCGACGTCGACCGCGCCGTGGCCGAGCTCGAGCGCCACCGCAGCCACGCCGTCGCAGCCCTCGAGGAGCGCCTCGCGGAGTAG